In Raphanus sativus cultivar WK10039 chromosome 5, ASM80110v3, whole genome shotgun sequence, the following proteins share a genomic window:
- the LOC108863319 gene encoding calcium-dependent protein kinase 32 yields MGNCCGSAGSLAKNDNNNKPTKGKKKQNPFSIDHGNNNGGGGKIKPLKLIVLTDPTGREISQKYKLGRELGRGEFGVTYLCTDKETGEVFACKSILKKKLRTAVDIEDVRREVEIMRHMPEHPNVVTLKETYEDEHAVHLVMELCEGGELFDRIVARGHYTERAAAVVTKTIMEVVQVCHKHGVMHRDLKPENFLFANKKETAPLKAIDFGLSVFFKPGERFNEIVGSPYYMAPEVLKRNYGPEVDIWSAGVILYILLCGIPPFWAETEQGVALAIIRSQLNFTRDPWPKVSENAKDLIRKMLDPDQKRRLTAQQVLDHPWLQNAKTAPNVSLGETVRARLKQFTVMNKLKKRALRVIAEHLSDEEASGIREGFQMMDTNQRGKINIDELKIGLQKLGHAVPQDDLQILMDAGDIDKDGYLDCDEFIAISVHLRKMGNDEHLKKAFAFFDQDNNGYIEIEELRQALSDEVGTSEEVVEAIIRDVDTDMDGRISYEEFATMMKTGTDWRKASRQYSRERFNSISQKLMQDASLHVNSEAI; encoded by the exons ATGGGTAATTGTTGCGGGTCAGCGGGATCGTTAGCGAAGAACGATAACAACAACAAGCCtacaaaaggaaagaagaagcaaaaccCTTTCTCCATCGACCACGGCAATAACAACGGAGGAGGTGGAAAGATAAAACCTCTTAAGCTTATCGTGCTAACGGATCCAACAGGCCGCGAGATCTCTCAGAAATACAAGCTGGGGAGAGAGCTAGGCCGTGGAGAGTTCGGTGTCACGTACCTGTGCACCGACAAAGAGACCGGCGAGGTCTTCGCGTGTAAGTCGAttctgaagaagaagctgaggaCGGCTGTGGATATAGAGGATGTTAGGAGAGAGGTCGAGATCATGAGGCATATGCCGGAGCATCCCAATGTTGTCACATTGAAGGAGACTTATGAGGATGAGCATGCTGTGCATTTGGTTATGGAGCTTTGTGAAGGTGGTGAGTTGTTTGATAGGATTGTGGCTAGAGGGCATTACACTGAGAGAGCTGCTGCTGTTGTCACTAAGACAATTATGGAAGTTGTTCAG GTGTGTCATAAGCATGGGGTAATGCATAGGGACTTGAAACCAGAGAACTTCTTATTTGCAAACAAGAAGGAGACTGCACCTCTTAAGGCCATTGATTTTGgtctctctgttttcttcaaACCAG GCGAGAGGTTCAACGAGATCGTTGGGAGTCCTTATTACATGGCTCCTGAGGTGCTTAAACGAAACTATGGGCCAGAGGTTGACATATGGAGTGCAGGTGTAATCCTTTACATACTACTCTGTGGTATCCCTCCTTTTTGGGCAG aaactgaacaaggAGTTGCACTAGCAATTATTCGATCTCAGCTGAACTTCACAAGGGATCCATGGCCCAAGGTTTCTGAAAACGCAAAAGACCTCATCAGGAAAATGCTTGACCCTGACCAAAAACGTCGTCTCACAGCTCAGCAAGTGCtag ATCATCCGTGGTTACAGAATGCAAAGACAGCACCCAATGTGTCACTAGGTGAAACAGTAAGGGCAAGGCTGAAGCAGTTCACCGTCATGAACAAACTCAAGAAACGAGCACTCAGGGTTATTGCTGAGCATTTATCAGATGAAGAGGCTTCTGGTATAAGAGAAGGGTTCCAAATGATGGACACGAACCAAAGAGGGAAGATAAACATTGACGAGCTGAAAATAGGGTTGCAAAAACTTGGTCATGCTGTTCCTCAAGATGATTTACAGATTCTTATGGACGct GGAGATATCGATAAAGATGGATACTTGGACTGTGACGAGTTCATTGCCATATCAGTGCATCTAAGGAAAATGGGCAATGACGAGCATCTCAAGAAAGCGTTTGCATTCTTTGATCAAGACAATAATGGCTATATAGAAATAGAGGAGTTAAGGCAAGCTTTGTCTGATGAAGTTGGTACGAGTGAAGAGGTTGTTGAGGCCATTATCCGAGATGTTGATACCGATATG gATGGAAGAATAAGTTATGAAGAGTTTGCGACGATGATGAAAACAGGAACAGATTGGAGAAAAGCTTCGAGGCAGTACTCAAGGGAGCGGTTTAATAGTATCAGTCAAAAACTGATGCAAGATGCATCGTTGCATGTCAATAGCGAGGCAATATGA